The proteins below come from a single Parageobacillus toebii NBRC 107807 genomic window:
- a CDS encoding DUF2325 domain-containing protein gives MTSLLVVGADHLGNITDKLIDSGFREIIHLDGRKVNMVKRDIPEHVDIVFVMTDYVNHNLAKTIKQKAKSKEKPIYFVKRSWSSIHSVIQKIEKTK, from the coding sequence ATGACATCTTTATTAGTGGTAGGTGCAGATCATTTAGGAAATATTACAGATAAACTAATCGATTCAGGATTTCGAGAAATTATCCATCTTGATGGTCGAAAAGTGAATATGGTGAAACGCGACATTCCGGAACATGTGGATATTGTTTTCGTCATGACCGATTACGTTAATCATAATTTAGCAAAAACAATTAAGCAAAAAGCGAAAAGTAAAGAAAAGCCAATTTATTTTGTTAAGCGTTCCTGGAGCTCGATTCATTCTGTTATTCAAAAAATAGAAAAAACGAAATAA
- a CDS encoding DUF1540 domain-containing protein: protein MAKDVLCEVKNCYYWAEGNRCRAESIYVVSHTGKMASDSTETDCKTFVPSSEM from the coding sequence ATGGCAAAAGATGTACTTTGTGAAGTGAAAAACTGCTATTATTGGGCAGAAGGAAACCGCTGCAGAGCGGAATCGATTTACGTTGTAAGCCATACGGGGAAAATGGCGTCTGATTCCACTGAAACCGATTGCAAAACATTCGTCCCTTCAAGTGAAATGTAA
- a CDS encoding o-succinylbenzoate--CoA ligase translates to MQTSIPNWLMQRAFLTPERIAVYDGQGKKTFMELHESVMKRARQLANTGVRKGDIVAVFMKNSVAMIECIHALHYIGAIVLLQNTRLTSHELAWQLKDSGAVYVIADDELADRIEGNIRVITMSELSALPEENVEFQQYYHFDDIATIMYTSGTTGKPKGVLQTYENHWWSAIGSVLNLGLNENDCWLAAVPFFHISGLSIMMRSVIYGMSMYVMRAFDAKKANELIIGGKVTIMSVVSAMLQKMIADLGERRYPETFRCMLLGGGPAPKPLLEVCKAKGIPVYQTYGMTETASQIATLAPEYSLTKLGSAGKPLFPSQLRIEKDGQVARPYEPGEIVVKGPNVTKGYLHRPDATAKAIRGGWFYTGDIGYIDEDGFLYVLDRRSDLIISGGENVYPAEIEAVLLSHESVEEAGVIGIDDETWGQVPCAFVKRKRGYSVTVEQLKQFCQAHLAKYKIPKQIYFVDELPRNASQKLLRHQLKQLIPNNENGAL, encoded by the coding sequence ATGCAAACATCGATTCCAAATTGGCTTATGCAGCGGGCGTTTTTAACTCCTGAACGTATTGCGGTTTACGACGGGCAAGGAAAAAAAACGTTTATGGAGCTCCATGAGTCTGTGATGAAGCGGGCACGTCAACTTGCAAACACCGGGGTGCGTAAAGGAGATATTGTCGCTGTTTTCATGAAAAACAGTGTGGCGATGATCGAATGCATTCATGCCCTTCATTATATTGGCGCGATTGTTTTGCTGCAAAATACACGTTTAACTTCGCATGAGCTTGCATGGCAATTAAAAGACAGCGGAGCGGTATACGTAATTGCCGATGATGAGTTGGCGGACCGTATAGAAGGAAACATTCGTGTTATTACCATGAGTGAATTGTCCGCATTGCCTGAGGAAAATGTTGAGTTTCAGCAATATTATCATTTCGATGACATCGCTACGATTATGTATACATCAGGGACAACAGGAAAGCCAAAAGGAGTGCTGCAAACATACGAAAATCATTGGTGGAGCGCTATTGGTTCGGTGTTAAATTTAGGATTGAATGAAAATGACTGCTGGCTTGCGGCTGTGCCGTTTTTTCACATCAGCGGTTTGTCGATTATGATGAGAAGCGTTATATATGGCATGAGCATGTATGTGATGCGCGCTTTCGATGCGAAAAAAGCAAATGAGCTCATTATCGGCGGAAAAGTTACGATTATGTCTGTTGTCAGTGCAATGTTGCAAAAAATGATCGCTGACCTTGGCGAAAGACGATATCCTGAGACATTTCGCTGCATGCTGCTTGGCGGCGGGCCTGCTCCGAAACCGCTGTTAGAAGTGTGTAAAGCAAAAGGAATTCCTGTCTATCAAACGTATGGCATGACGGAAACCGCATCGCAAATTGCCACCCTTGCGCCGGAATATAGTTTAACCAAACTCGGTTCTGCAGGAAAACCATTGTTTCCATCACAGCTTCGCATTGAAAAGGACGGTCAAGTTGCTCGTCCGTATGAACCAGGAGAAATTGTTGTAAAAGGGCCAAATGTCACGAAGGGATATTTGCATCGTCCGGATGCAACGGCGAAAGCGATTCGCGGCGGCTGGTTTTATACGGGAGATATCGGATATATAGATGAAGATGGATTTCTTTATGTATTAGACCGTCGTTCTGACCTTATCATTTCCGGTGGAGAAAACGTTTATCCGGCTGAAATTGAAGCGGTGCTTCTTTCACATGAATCGGTAGAGGAAGCAGGGGTAATAGGAATCGATGATGAAACATGGGGACAGGTGCCGTGTGCGTTTGTGAAACGAAAACGCGGTTATTCTGTCACCGTCGAACAGTTAAAACAGTTTTGCCAAGCCCATTTAGCGAAATATAAAATTCCAAAACAAATCTATTTTGTCGATGAACTGCCGCGCAACGCTTCACAGAAATTATTGCGCCATCAGTTAAAGCAGCTCATTCCAAACAATGAAAACGGGGCTTTATAA